A part of Paenibacillus sp. IHBB 10380 genomic DNA contains:
- a CDS encoding phosphotransferase family protein, with amino-acid sequence MNKFIEIIKGVYPDLCIEDYYLNDIGQNNDVLIVNKSLVFRFPKYKNGIIQLRRETEILKYIKGIVSTSIPNPIYQSFEELEPGKVFTGYNLIDGVPLWKESLTGVKSVELVKGLAKQLVSFLVELHSIPGEKASRDLNLKVRNPREEMYNLYDKIQNKLFPFIRKDAQNEISQSFETFLKGEAFSNLNITLLHGDFGASNILWNPETSMISGIIDFGGSGLGDPAYDFAGIFSSYGEDFFNMCINLYPNGTEIFERVKFYKSTFALQEALHGFENNDRQAFENGIKDYR; translated from the coding sequence ATGAATAAATTTATTGAAATCATTAAAGGGGTTTATCCTGACCTATGCATTGAAGACTATTATCTTAATGACATTGGACAAAACAATGATGTGTTAATTGTTAATAAATCTTTGGTATTTAGATTTCCGAAATATAAAAATGGAATAATTCAATTAAGAAGAGAGACGGAAATTTTGAAATACATTAAAGGTATCGTCTCCACTTCTATTCCGAATCCAATTTATCAGTCTTTTGAAGAGTTAGAACCAGGTAAGGTCTTCACTGGCTATAACCTAATAGATGGTGTTCCTTTGTGGAAGGAAAGTTTAACAGGTGTTAAGAGTGTTGAATTGGTTAAAGGGTTGGCAAAACAACTTGTTTCTTTTCTTGTAGAACTCCATTCTATTCCAGGAGAAAAAGCAAGTCGAGATTTGAATCTAAAGGTTCGTAATCCTCGTGAAGAGATGTATAACCTGTATGATAAGATTCAAAATAAATTATTTCCTTTTATCAGAAAAGACGCTCAAAATGAAATATCACAATCTTTTGAAACGTTTCTAAAAGGGGAAGCATTCTCAAATTTAAATATAACGCTTTTACACGGAGATTTCGGAGCATCTAACATCTTATGGAATCCAGAAACAAGTATGATTTCAGGGATAATAGATTTTGGTGGTTCTGGTTTAGGAGACCCAGCGTATGACTTTGCTGGAATATTTTCCAGCTACGGTGAAGATTTTTTCAATATGTGCATTAACCTATATCCCAACGGAACTGAAATTTTTGAGCGTGTGAAATTTTATAAAAGTACATTTGCATTGCAAGAAGCACTACATGGGTTTGAGAATAACGATAGGCAAGCCTTTGAAAATGGAATTAAAGATTATAGATAG
- a CDS encoding LexA family protein yields MIIKPLTQRQSEVLDFIKFFIGKEGYPPTVREVAEYMKYQSTSTAFHLIEQLVRKGFVTRGDSARTIRVIDRGELEEPVRKQPGGKYKKERDDALAALAEAQKTIAKLKNENEQLNGEMDGLLLKLEDKSPDAAGYYIEVCRLRKEIKEAYQRMCNNQPLAVGFILSDAFKRD; encoded by the coding sequence ATGATCATCAAACCTCTAACTCAGCGCCAGTCCGAGGTGTTGGACTTCATTAAATTTTTTATTGGAAAAGAAGGCTATCCCCCAACAGTTCGCGAGGTTGCAGAGTACATGAAGTATCAATCAACTTCAACGGCATTCCATCTGATTGAGCAACTGGTCCGAAAGGGATTCGTCACCAGAGGCGATAGTGCTCGGACAATTCGAGTTATTGATCGGGGAGAGTTGGAAGAACCCGTTCGGAAGCAACCAGGCGGTAAATATAAAAAAGAACGAGATGATGCTTTGGCTGCTCTGGCAGAGGCACAAAAGACCATAGCCAAACTTAAAAATGAGAACGAACAATTGAATGGGGAAATGGACGGTCTGCTCCTTAAACTTGAAGATAAGTCTCCAGACGCTGCTGGATATTACATTGAAGTATGCAGACTACGGAAGGAAATTAAAGAAGCATATCAACGCATGTGTAACAATCAACCGCTTGCAGTCGGATTTATATTGTCAGATGCCTTTAAAAGGGATTAA
- a CDS encoding minor capsid protein yields MKPDYWKKRSEQIARRQFIKADAFEVAQRKEYDRAMKSMQRDIEVFYQRYATNNEVTMAEARKQLTKGELKEFKMTLEEFTEKAKDNVDGKWTQELNNVYYKTRVTRLEALQTQINQQVEILVGSRQQSTEKLLGDVYTDTYYRTLHAVQTGVGMGVPFAAIEQTGLIAVLGAQLDGNNWSQRIWGDRTKLRQELSTKLSQSFIRGDSIDRMVKDMMGRFDVSRSNAERLIQTESAFFAGQATAEGYKESGVVKRYEVLATLDLRTSSICRSMDGKVFLLSEREVNVNYPPFHPRCRTTTVASFDDESVGERIARDPDGSTYNVPADMKYEEWYQKHVVDKYGKDEVETMKKKATNEANDKKEYDKYKRIFGKDLGAKNFVEYQDLKYTNSEKWNTLKGQKQKVLNSKDYRKSFYGMFGDKEVREWYMHHDKNIPNKLNTSKSIKEQAIQAHSLRNKYRTEARSMMSDRVGADTLNETRPNQTFEELIAHKKKKYGLNETDSYTDIIRSSQTVNKQVNKSLGLED; encoded by the coding sequence ATGAAGCCAGACTACTGGAAAAAGCGGAGTGAGCAGATAGCTCGTCGCCAATTTATAAAGGCAGATGCTTTTGAGGTTGCACAACGCAAAGAATACGACAGAGCTATGAAGAGCATGCAAAGAGACATTGAGGTCTTCTATCAACGCTATGCGACCAACAATGAAGTTACGATGGCGGAAGCTCGTAAGCAGCTAACTAAGGGCGAATTGAAAGAGTTTAAAATGACTCTAGAAGAATTTACCGAGAAAGCAAAAGATAATGTAGATGGCAAATGGACACAAGAGTTAAATAATGTTTACTATAAGACTCGTGTGACTCGGCTAGAGGCGTTACAAACTCAGATCAACCAGCAGGTTGAGATATTGGTAGGAAGCCGTCAACAAAGTACGGAGAAACTACTTGGGGATGTCTATACAGATACTTATTACCGCACACTCCATGCAGTCCAGACCGGAGTTGGAATGGGCGTTCCTTTTGCTGCTATAGAGCAAACCGGGTTGATTGCTGTATTAGGTGCTCAGCTAGATGGTAACAACTGGTCACAAAGGATTTGGGGTGATAGAACTAAGCTTAGACAAGAGTTATCCACTAAGCTTTCACAGTCGTTTATCCGTGGTGATTCAATTGACCGCATGGTAAAAGACATGATGGGACGATTTGATGTATCACGCTCTAATGCGGAACGATTGATTCAGACCGAGAGTGCTTTTTTCGCTGGTCAAGCAACAGCGGAGGGGTATAAAGAAAGTGGTGTTGTTAAGCGATACGAGGTATTGGCAACACTGGATCTTCGGACAAGCTCTATCTGTCGTAGTATGGATGGAAAGGTGTTTCTATTGTCTGAAAGAGAAGTTAATGTTAATTATCCTCCCTTTCATCCACGATGCCGTACAACGACTGTTGCATCCTTTGATGATGAGAGTGTTGGCGAACGGATTGCACGTGATCCTGACGGTAGCACCTATAATGTACCTGCTGATATGAAGTATGAAGAATGGTATCAAAAACATGTTGTAGATAAATACGGCAAAGACGAAGTAGAGACCATGAAAAAGAAAGCTACTAATGAAGCTAATGATAAGAAAGAGTACGATAAATATAAACGTATATTTGGCAAAGACTTGGGAGCGAAAAACTTTGTTGAATATCAAGATTTAAAGTATACTAATAGTGAGAAATGGAACACATTAAAAGGTCAAAAACAAAAAGTTTTGAACTCTAAAGATTATCGAAAATCCTTTTACGGTATGTTTGGGGATAAGGAAGTAAGAGAGTGGTATATGCATCATGATAAAAATATCCCAAATAAACTAAACACAAGTAAAAGTATTAAGGAACAAGCTATCCAAGCGCACTCCTTAAGGAATAAATACAGGACTGAAGCGCGGTCAATGATGAGTGATAGAGTAGGTGCAGACACATTAAATGAAACACGTCCGAATCAAACCTTTGAGGAATTGATAGCTCATAAGAAAAAGAAATACGGACTCAATGAGACGGACTCATACACAGATATAATCAGGAGCTCACAGACGGTGAACAAGCAAGTTAATAAATCCTTAGGATTGGAGGATTGA
- a CDS encoding RusA family crossover junction endodeoxyribonuclease produces MIQFTVYGEPVAQGRPRATQQGGFIKMYDPEKSRDYKDYVRLAASEHAPAALLEGPVGIMVVAYRSMPKYLSKHPKKAAAAERGEILPLSKPDADNYLKGVKDALKGVIWRDDSQVVDAFVRKRYSARPRIEVKIKDLSKL; encoded by the coding sequence ATGATTCAGTTCACCGTGTACGGCGAGCCCGTGGCACAAGGGAGACCAAGAGCAACCCAACAAGGCGGATTTATTAAAATGTACGATCCAGAGAAGTCTAGGGATTATAAAGACTACGTAAGATTGGCAGCCAGCGAACATGCACCGGCTGCTTTGCTTGAAGGGCCGGTAGGTATAATGGTCGTTGCATATAGATCGATGCCGAAGTATTTAAGCAAGCATCCTAAAAAGGCAGCTGCAGCTGAGCGAGGCGAAATCCTTCCGTTATCAAAGCCTGATGCTGACAATTATCTCAAAGGTGTGAAGGATGCGCTTAAAGGCGTGATTTGGAGGGACGACAGTCAAGTTGTAGATGCATTTGTCCGGAAGCGATACAGCGCAAGACCGCGCATTGAGGTCAAGATCAAGGACTTATCTAAATTATAA
- a CDS encoding site-specific DNA-methyltransferase, whose amino-acid sequence MDIRTITIDKINAATYNPRVDLQPGDPEYEKLKRSIEQFGYIDPIIWNERTGNMVGGHQRYKIMVNELGHTELDVSVVDLDDQQEKLLNIALNKVSGRWDDEALARLLDDLQVSGADISLSGFEFEEIEELISSLSDTPDIQKPVTEDDFDVQQALDNIKEPETQRGDVWQLGRHILMCGDSTSEEDVNRLMDGKKTALVVTDPPYNVAVESSSARLSADGRSSIINDDMPAEEFVGFLHAVFERYAAVMDPTAAIYVFHPSSYQREFEEAMNAAGIIARCQCIWVKNAATFGWAQYRFKHEPVFYAHIKGKAPAWYGDRCQTTVWKSGLPMEEQLPETIWEVSKGDVSKYVHPTQKPLELLAIPIRNSSKQGDEVLDFFGGSGSTLMTCDQLGRTCRTMELDPIFCDVIKKRYQEATGVDPVLIHHADPVA is encoded by the coding sequence ATGGACATCAGGACTATTACTATCGATAAGATTAATGCAGCTACTTATAACCCTCGTGTTGACCTTCAGCCAGGAGATCCCGAATATGAGAAATTAAAGAGATCCATTGAACAATTCGGTTACATCGATCCGATCATTTGGAATGAACGTACAGGGAATATGGTTGGCGGTCATCAACGTTATAAGATTATGGTTAATGAGCTGGGTCATACAGAGCTTGACGTATCCGTTGTGGACTTAGACGATCAACAAGAGAAGCTACTGAACATTGCGCTAAATAAAGTCTCTGGTCGCTGGGATGATGAAGCACTGGCCAGATTATTGGATGACCTGCAGGTAAGTGGAGCCGATATTTCTTTATCAGGATTTGAGTTTGAGGAAATAGAAGAGTTGATTAGTAGCCTGTCGGATACTCCTGATATACAGAAACCAGTCACTGAGGATGATTTCGACGTACAGCAAGCCCTGGATAACATCAAAGAACCCGAGACGCAACGTGGTGATGTGTGGCAACTTGGCCGACATATCCTAATGTGTGGTGACTCTACTAGTGAGGAAGATGTTAACCGGCTTATGGACGGTAAGAAGACGGCACTGGTTGTAACGGACCCGCCTTACAATGTAGCAGTAGAAAGCAGTTCTGCTCGTTTATCAGCCGACGGTCGCAGCTCCATAATAAACGATGATATGCCTGCAGAGGAATTTGTGGGCTTTTTGCATGCAGTCTTCGAGCGATATGCTGCTGTCATGGATCCGACTGCAGCTATATATGTCTTTCATCCCTCATCCTATCAACGGGAGTTTGAGGAAGCTATGAACGCTGCAGGTATTATCGCTCGCTGCCAGTGCATTTGGGTAAAGAATGCGGCCACGTTCGGATGGGCACAGTATCGCTTCAAACATGAGCCAGTGTTTTATGCACATATTAAAGGGAAGGCTCCTGCTTGGTATGGCGATCGTTGTCAGACTACAGTTTGGAAGTCTGGTTTACCAATGGAGGAGCAGTTGCCTGAGACGATTTGGGAGGTTTCAAAAGGTGACGTTAGTAAATACGTGCATCCTACACAGAAGCCACTAGAGCTCCTAGCTATTCCAATTAGGAACAGCAGCAAGCAAGGCGATGAGGTTCTAGATTTCTTCGGTGGTAGTGGATCCACTCTAATGACTTGTGACCAGCTTGGTCGGACATGCCGGACAATGGAACTGGATCCGATCTTCTGTGATGTCATTAAAAAGCGATACCAGGAAGCCACCGGTGTTGATCCAGTTCTGATTCATCATGCTGATCCCGTAGCTTAA
- a CDS encoding phage portal protein, which translates to MNTTQDIIRNLDDNAPMTLREIITQEMNDFKGSNRRKLMLIGQEYYGLDHDILEKRRTGIGEGGRIVEVPHLANNKLVHGYVRKLVDQKVGYLLSKPFGIQADGNEAYKTALEGYLGKSFKRLLRNVGRNAINKGIGWIQVYYNDKGELSFKLIPSEEVVPLWKDAAHTELDAIIRFYEVEVYEAKNKITITKVEFWSLEGVKRYKIDPRVTGQLIPDEDVGADTSHFAVVGEGVEQPLNWEQIPFIPFKYNDLEMPLVQVVKSLVDNYDKTMSGNADNIEDLPEDIFVLKNYDGANLGEFRKNVSLYRAIKVSGDGDVDTLSLDIDTEAFKTHVGMLRKSIYEFGRGLDTQSEDFAQDKSGTAIRFSYGDLDLDANDIESEFQAGLEQLIWFIDQHLFNTTKVDYSDISVDILFNRDILINETEAVKNAKDSVGILSDETIVANHPWTTDTQAELDRKKKDQESVMDDYPSLGVTGQTSIPKVADEE; encoded by the coding sequence TTGAATACAACACAGGATATTATTCGTAATCTAGATGACAATGCACCAATGACATTGCGGGAGATCATTACTCAGGAAATGAATGATTTCAAAGGTTCGAATCGTCGTAAGTTAATGCTTATCGGACAAGAGTATTATGGGCTGGACCACGATATTTTAGAGAAGCGCAGAACAGGGATAGGCGAAGGTGGTCGCATAGTGGAAGTGCCTCACCTAGCTAATAACAAACTAGTGCACGGCTATGTCCGTAAGTTAGTTGATCAAAAGGTAGGCTATCTACTATCTAAACCGTTCGGCATTCAAGCGGATGGAAATGAAGCCTATAAGACAGCATTAGAGGGCTATCTAGGTAAATCATTCAAGCGACTACTACGTAATGTAGGCAGGAATGCCATCAATAAAGGCATCGGGTGGATTCAGGTATATTACAACGATAAAGGGGAGCTTTCTTTTAAGCTCATACCATCTGAGGAAGTTGTGCCATTGTGGAAGGATGCAGCACACACAGAATTGGACGCAATCATAAGGTTCTACGAGGTTGAAGTCTATGAGGCTAAGAATAAAATCACGATTACCAAGGTTGAGTTCTGGAGTCTGGAAGGCGTAAAGAGATACAAGATAGATCCGCGCGTTACAGGTCAGCTCATCCCTGATGAAGATGTAGGTGCAGATACAAGCCATTTCGCCGTTGTGGGAGAAGGTGTTGAACAACCTTTGAATTGGGAACAGATACCCTTCATACCGTTTAAATACAACGACTTGGAAATGCCCCTAGTGCAAGTGGTGAAGTCATTAGTAGATAACTACGATAAAACCATGTCAGGAAATGCCGATAACATCGAGGATTTGCCTGAGGATATCTTTGTGTTAAAAAACTATGATGGTGCTAACTTAGGAGAGTTCCGGAAGAATGTATCGCTGTATCGAGCTATTAAAGTTAGTGGTGATGGAGACGTAGACACACTCAGCCTTGATATCGACACTGAAGCCTTTAAGACTCATGTAGGTATGTTGCGTAAAAGCATCTATGAGTTTGGGCGTGGGCTAGATACACAATCAGAGGACTTTGCTCAGGATAAATCAGGCACGGCCATTCGCTTCAGTTATGGGGATCTAGACTTAGATGCTAATGATATAGAAAGTGAGTTCCAAGCCGGATTAGAGCAGTTGATATGGTTTATTGATCAACACTTATTTAATACTACTAAGGTTGACTACTCAGATATTAGCGTAGACATCCTATTTAATAGGGATATCTTGATCAATGAAACTGAGGCTGTGAAAAATGCTAAAGATAGTGTAGGGATACTTTCAGATGAAACCATCGTTGCTAATCATCCATGGACAACCGATACACAAGCTGAGTTAGATCGCAAAAAGAAAGATCAAGAGTCGGTCATGGATGATTACCCTAGCTTGGGTGTTACTGGTCAAACATCTATCCCAAAAGTAGCTGATGAAGAATGA
- a CDS encoding DUF5348 domain-containing protein — protein sequence MEGLIEVKDKIKAELEELLPQIKKITLMINAAEEDWTTHYDRNNPEDLYLQGMFYLISNELQDGGRLIGRALTEVNAEGVLKKKPNGRYGFGDVELTTGEPVEYLLQDPEYGDRWILSRIDHNGENYYLWNNPGLPLEGLRVRIKWVRF from the coding sequence ATGGAAGGATTGATAGAAGTGAAAGATAAAATAAAAGCGGAGCTCGAGGAGCTGCTACCACAAATCAAGAAAATAACTCTTATGATCAACGCTGCTGAGGAAGACTGGACAACTCATTACGATCGTAACAATCCAGAGGACTTATATCTGCAGGGCATGTTTTATCTGATTAGTAACGAGCTGCAGGATGGCGGTCGCTTGATTGGTAGGGCACTTACTGAGGTGAATGCAGAGGGTGTATTAAAGAAGAAGCCTAATGGACGTTATGGCTTCGGAGATGTTGAGCTTACGACAGGAGAACCTGTTGAATATCTGCTTCAGGATCCGGAATACGGCGACCGTTGGATACTCTCCCGCATCGATCACAACGGAGAAAACTATTATCTCTGGAACAACCCCGGACTACCATTGGAAGGTTTGCGAGTTCGGATTAAGTGGGTTCGGTTTTAA
- a CDS encoding HNH endonuclease signature motif containing protein — MAHRYTQEQREFIRSNAPEKYNEEITKLFNDRFGTDITEGQIKSYKANHKIKSNVPRKRITGDEGLFTQEQKDFIKKNVEGRLNQELAELVNKKFSLQITVRQMNTFKKNHGLVSGLDCRFRKGDKPANKGTKGLYNVGGNSTSFKPGQPALNYKPVGYERIDRDGYVLVKVQDDGPWQKRWRHKHKVMWEEINGPVPSGHALLFIDQNKQNIVSENLMLVTRKQLARLNQNNLLSNNAELTKTGIIMADIYGKIGERKKMNNGRRIKRQPKEVAGK, encoded by the coding sequence ATGGCTCATCGGTACACACAAGAACAGCGAGAATTCATACGAAGCAATGCTCCTGAAAAGTATAACGAAGAAATTACTAAATTGTTTAATGATAGGTTTGGGACTGACATCACAGAAGGACAGATCAAAAGCTACAAAGCCAATCACAAGATTAAGAGTAACGTTCCAAGGAAACGGATAACCGGTGATGAAGGGTTGTTCACACAAGAACAAAAAGATTTCATCAAAAAAAATGTTGAGGGCCGCTTGAATCAAGAACTTGCTGAACTTGTCAATAAAAAGTTTAGTCTGCAGATCACAGTCAGGCAAATGAATACGTTTAAAAAAAATCACGGTTTGGTCAGCGGATTGGATTGTCGCTTCCGGAAAGGGGACAAACCGGCAAACAAAGGGACAAAGGGATTGTATAATGTCGGAGGTAACAGCACTTCATTTAAGCCAGGGCAGCCAGCTTTAAATTACAAGCCAGTTGGATATGAAAGAATTGATCGAGACGGCTATGTGTTGGTTAAAGTACAGGATGACGGTCCTTGGCAGAAGAGATGGCGGCACAAACATAAAGTGATGTGGGAGGAAATAAATGGTCCAGTACCATCGGGTCATGCTTTATTATTCATTGATCAAAACAAACAAAATATAGTATCAGAAAATTTGATGTTGGTGACCCGTAAGCAGTTGGCCCGTTTAAATCAAAATAATTTACTTTCGAATAATGCCGAATTGACTAAGACCGGCATTATTATGGCAGACATCTACGGTAAAATCGGTGAACGAAAAAAGATGAATAACGGTCGTAGGATTAAAAGGCAACCAAAGGAGGTTGCGGGGAAATGA
- a CDS encoding PBSX family phage terminase large subunit codes for MKRRKRTTSFKFKPFSLKQKKLLMWWTNDSPYKDYDMVIAEGAIRSGKTIACIDSFITWSLAKHRDQNFILAGKSMGALKRNVLEPMFKILTAKDIDYYYHRSENPHVVIGTNTYYLFGANNESSQDTLQGLTAAGAYLDEVALFPRSFVDQAIGRCSAETDGNGAKQFFNCNPEGPYHWFKKEFIDKHKQKKAYVLHFTLEDNLSLSDRVKERFKRMFSGVFFKRYILGLWVMAEGVIYDMFDSDKHIKPTIDRPYSQYYISCDYGTQNPTTFGLWGIHKGVWYKAKEYHYDGRSKGKQKTDEEYYDDLIDFIGNKAVKGVIVDPSAASFIATIKKRAKFRVIKANNDVIDGIRNVATALNQEMIMYNDCCTETFREYNSYVWDDKAADRGEDKPLKENDHQMDGDRYFVNTILFREATFSFD; via the coding sequence ATGAAGAGACGTAAGCGAACCACCTCATTTAAATTTAAGCCATTTAGCTTAAAACAAAAGAAGTTGCTTATGTGGTGGACGAATGATAGCCCTTATAAGGATTATGATATGGTCATAGCTGAGGGAGCTATCAGATCAGGCAAGACAATTGCTTGCATTGATTCGTTCATAACTTGGTCGTTAGCTAAACATCGAGATCAGAACTTTATCCTCGCAGGTAAATCAATGGGTGCGCTGAAACGTAACGTACTAGAGCCAATGTTTAAGATACTGACAGCTAAAGACATAGATTATTACTATCATAGGTCGGAAAATCCCCATGTTGTTATTGGCACAAACACTTATTATCTATTTGGGGCAAACAATGAGTCTAGTCAAGATACACTGCAAGGCTTAACAGCAGCAGGTGCATACCTGGATGAGGTAGCGTTATTTCCTCGATCGTTTGTTGATCAGGCAATTGGTCGGTGTTCGGCTGAGACTGATGGTAATGGAGCAAAACAATTCTTTAACTGCAACCCAGAAGGACCATATCACTGGTTTAAGAAAGAGTTTATTGATAAACATAAACAGAAGAAAGCATATGTCCTGCATTTTACATTGGAGGACAATTTGTCATTGTCTGATAGAGTCAAAGAGCGATTCAAGCGTATGTTTTCAGGCGTGTTCTTTAAACGTTACATCCTTGGACTTTGGGTAATGGCTGAAGGTGTCATCTATGACATGTTCGATAGTGACAAGCACATAAAACCGACTATCGATCGGCCATATTCTCAATACTACATCAGTTGTGACTATGGCACGCAGAATCCCACTACGTTTGGACTGTGGGGTATTCATAAGGGCGTATGGTACAAGGCAAAGGAGTACCACTATGACGGACGTTCTAAAGGCAAACAAAAGACGGATGAGGAATATTATGACGATCTCATAGATTTTATTGGAAATAAAGCAGTGAAAGGTGTGATTGTTGACCCTTCAGCTGCTTCTTTTATTGCCACAATAAAAAAACGTGCAAAGTTTCGTGTTATTAAGGCAAACAATGATGTTATTGACGGAATACGTAATGTGGCTACCGCACTAAATCAAGAAATGATTATGTATAACGATTGCTGCACAGAAACGTTTCGTGAGTACAATTCCTATGTCTGGGACGACAAGGCAGCGGATCGTGGCGAGGACAAACCGTTAAAGGAAAACGACCACCAAATGGATGGTGATCGTTATTTCGTTAATACAATTCTATTCCGTGAAGCAACATTCTCATTCGATTAG
- a CDS encoding DUF6906 family protein, with protein sequence MKHLKKPTRRQKLEIASRKLIPGSWLVERDDGRELVIVSKEKGQVRRLRWGA encoded by the coding sequence ATGAAACATCTAAAGAAACCAACACGGCGTCAGAAATTGGAGATAGCAAGTCGAAAGTTGATTCCTGGTAGTTGGCTGGTCGAACGAGACGATGGTAGGGAGTTGGTTATAGTCAGCAAGGAGAAGGGGCAGGTTCGTAGGCTCCGGTGGGGCGCATGA
- a CDS encoding TRADD-N-associated membrane domain-containing protein, which translates to MDDFGEIRSVFLQEELTLLEKRKRRKKQINRLIMLMFCFVLILIIVSFLFSLGMDSKTNTISAIGLGIATFMYPIMVIIDPSSQFDKQIFDIKNEIDLLRIGTDSMELRAEKQFRVHQSEIKRYYDQSLSQSKWIFLVGIISLVAGMAIIILTLVLVFNGSESGNNVIIATTGGITGILTNFIAVIFLKMYSETVKSLNIFHNRLVATHHLHFSNFLISQIFDESLRERTWAKLALSTIRTENEETFEKS; encoded by the coding sequence GTGGACGATTTTGGTGAAATCAGGTCTGTCTTTTTGCAGGAAGAATTGACATTGTTGGAGAAAAGAAAGAGAAGGAAGAAACAAATAAATCGACTTATAATGTTGATGTTTTGCTTCGTCCTTATTTTAATTATTGTAAGCTTCTTGTTTTCTCTTGGAATGGATAGTAAAACCAATACAATAAGTGCAATAGGGTTAGGGATTGCAACTTTTATGTATCCCATTATGGTTATTATTGATCCAAGTTCACAATTTGATAAACAAATATTTGATATAAAAAATGAAATTGATCTCCTTAGAATAGGGACAGATTCTATGGAGTTAAGAGCAGAAAAACAATTCAGAGTACATCAAAGTGAGATAAAAAGATATTATGATCAGTCTTTGAGCCAAAGCAAATGGATTTTCCTAGTAGGAATAATAAGTCTAGTTGCTGGTATGGCAATAATTATACTAACATTAGTTCTTGTATTTAATGGCTCCGAAAGTGGTAATAATGTGATAATTGCAACAACAGGCGGAATAACAGGTATTTTGACAAATTTTATTGCAGTGATATTTTTGAAGATGTACTCTGAAACTGTTAAATCGCTTAATATTTTTCATAATAGACTAGTAGCAACTCATCACCTACATTTTAGTAATTTTTTAATTTCCCAAATTTTTGATGAAAGTTTAAGAGAGCGTACATGGGCCAAATTGGCACTATCTACAATTAGAACTGAGAATGAAGAAACTTTTGAAAAAAGTTAA
- the terS gene encoding phage terminase small subunit, whose product MARERSPERDKAKKMWLESSGTMKLKDIAAALSVGESKVRKWKSLDRWEDDLKGNAPLETKGNVPHKRGAPKGNTNAVGNRGGAPPGNQNAIGNKGGSGGPLGNKKAVTTGEYETIWMDALEEDEQDLIELIDTDPIQQADETIYLLTIRERRMLQRIQRLMNGLTERQRRVLNELKAIKDVMTVHDEKTGITKSVPVTKTEMVETQVEETEYRTIDDIIKLEEALTRVQNQKIKAIELKNRLIAVDEEKQLRIDKLKLELRELRGEDDVDPHEQGNNYENALNAQAAAVFADEVNNDEET is encoded by the coding sequence ATGGCCAGAGAACGAAGTCCTGAACGGGACAAGGCTAAAAAGATGTGGCTGGAGAGCAGCGGGACGATGAAGCTTAAAGACATCGCCGCTGCTCTTTCTGTTGGGGAAAGTAAGGTCCGGAAGTGGAAATCACTGGACCGATGGGAAGACGATCTCAAAGGGAACGCTCCACTTGAGACTAAAGGGAACGTTCCACATAAACGTGGTGCTCCCAAAGGGAACACAAACGCTGTAGGAAATCGTGGGGGCGCACCGCCTGGAAACCAGAATGCCATCGGTAATAAGGGGGGATCGGGTGGCCCTCTTGGTAATAAGAAGGCTGTCACTACTGGAGAGTATGAAACGATCTGGATGGACGCATTAGAGGAGGACGAGCAGGACCTGATTGAGCTTATCGATACTGATCCGATTCAACAAGCTGATGAAACGATCTATCTTCTTACTATTCGAGAACGGCGTATGCTGCAGCGGATCCAACGTCTCATGAATGGACTAACCGAGAGACAACGTCGGGTATTGAATGAACTCAAGGCTATCAAGGATGTCATGACAGTCCATGACGAAAAGACCGGTATAACAAAGTCGGTACCAGTCACCAAGACTGAGATGGTAGAGACACAAGTCGAAGAGACTGAGTACAGGACCATCGACGACATCATTAAGCTGGAGGAAGCTCTTACTCGTGTTCAGAATCAGAAGATTAAGGCTATAGAACTTAAGAACAGGCTGATTGCCGTCGACGAGGAAAAACAACTTCGTATTGATAAATTGAAGCTTGAGCTGCGTGAATTAAGAGGTGAAGATGATGTAGATCCGCATGAGCAGGGCAACAATTACGAAAATGCATTGAATGCCCAAGCTGCAGCAGTCTTTGCAGATGAGGTGAACAACGATGAAGAGACGTAA